The Mycobacterium riyadhense sequence GACCTGCGTGGGGTGGGAGAAGCAGGCCGGCGACCCGCAGGCCAGGATCACCATCTTCACCGGTCGGGGCCTGCCGGTCCCGATCAGTATGGATTCGCGCCTGGTGCAACTGGTTCGCGACGACCGCAACCCTGACTCGGCCGAAGCACACCAGACGCTGGTGTTGCCTGGAGCGGCCAACTTCATCGCGACGACGAGCGGGGTGGCGACGGCCGACAGTCGGGAAAGCTTGTATTGGCTTTCGCCACAAGGCGTTCGGTATGGCATCCAATCGGATCACCAGACGCTGCAGGCATTGGCGCTGGATCCACGTTTCGCGATGCAAGCGCCCTGGCCGATCGTGCGAGCGTTTGCGCCCGGACCCGCAATCAGCCGCGGCGGGGCACTCGTTGCCCGCGATGTCGTCCCAGGAGGCGGAGTGGTGGCGCCCGTTCCCGATTCCAATCAACTGAGCGTCGGGGGTTAGGCATGTCCAAGCGAGGCTTCGTCCGCGGCAAGCGCACGCCACCGCCAGATGTTCCGCCGGTGCGATTGGCTGTCGCGGCGCCCCTGGCATTGCCAGAACGTGAACCGCGCAACATCCTGTTGATGATCGCGCTTCCAGCGCTGCTGGTGGGCATAGTCGGCACCCTGGTGGTGATGTACGCCTCGGGCATACGGTCGCTACAGTCTGGATTCTTCCCGATGATCGGCCTCGTCGGGTTCGGCGCCCTGATGTTCGGCGGACGGTTTGGCCGGGGCCGCCGAATCAGTTGGGGAGAACAAGAAAAGCAACGCCGTAGCTATTTACGCCAACTCGATGACGATCGCGACGAGGTGCAGCGCGCCGCCCAGCAACAGCGCCGCAGTCAACTCTTCGTCCATGCTGATCCGCAGCAGCTGGACACCGTGATCGGCGGCCCACGAATGTGGGAGCGACGGCCCACCGACCCTGACTTCCTCGACGTCCGTCTTGGGATCGGCGTGCAGCAGGCCAGCGAATCGGCGGTTACCTTGCAGTGGCCCGACGTTCCGATCGGAGAAGAGCTCGAACCGGTAACCGGCGGTGCGCTAAGGGATTTCATCCTCGAGCAGAGCAAGATTCGTGGAATCGGGAAGGTGCTGAGCCTGCGATCCAAACCCGGATTCAGTTTCATTGGCGACGATCCGAGCGAACTACACAGTCTGGCGCGATCGATTTTGTGCGCACTTGCGGTGTACCACAGCCCCAATGATCTCAAGCTGATGGTCGTCACCCGCCATCCCGAGCTGTGGTCGTGGCTGGTGTGGCTCCCGCACAACCAGCACGACGAGATGTTCGATGCCTGCGGACTGCGCCGGCTGGTGTTCGCGTCTCCGACCGAACTAGAAGAGGCGCTCGATGCGGAGCTGCACCGCAAGGGCCGTGGACCGTGGGCGCCGCCGGTCGGAGCCAGCCCGACGTCTATGCCGTCGCCCATGGAGTCGGCTACCGGTCTGGTACTGGGCCCGCACTGGGTGATCGTCGACGACAACGTGGGCACCCCCGAGCAATGGGAGGGCGTGACCGGTCAGAAGGGCATGGCGGGCATTACGGTGTTGCGGCTGGCGACTCGGGTCGGTGTGGGAGTCGGGTTCGCCGACGAGAGCCAGCGCTTCGCGCTGCGCGATGGCCGGCTGATGCATCGCGGCACCTTCTACGCGGTGGCGGATGTGCTCGCCGACAGCACCGCCAACAGATATGCGCGGGCGCTGGCCCGCTGGTCACCGATGAGCGCCGGGGAGTTGTCCGAAACCGACAGTCAAGGCGGCGAATTGCTGCGCGCACTGGGCATCACCGATCCACGGGAATTGGACGTTGACAGACTCTGGGCCGAAAGTCGCGGTCGGGGCGACCCGAAATGGGCGATGGTGCCGGTCGGCGTCAAGCAGGGCGGCGAGCTTCAGTACGTAATCTTGCGCGCCAAGGACTTCGGCGGTTACGGCTTTCACTCGGTAGTGATCGGGACGTCTGGCTCCGGTAAGTCGGAGTACTTCCTGTCGTTGTGCAGCGGGATCGCGCTGACCCACTCCCCGGAAACGTTCATCGTGATCTTTGTGGACATGAAGTTCGAGTCAGCGGCTCAGGATCTGCAAGGTTTCCCGCACGTCGCCGGCTCGCTGTCCAACCTCGGCAAGGACGACCGCCATTTGGCCGAGCGGATGCGCAAAGCCATTAACGGCGAGATCGCCAGGCGCTACCGGCTTTTCAAAGACGCCGGAGCCCGTGACGCCAACGAATACGAGGAGATGCGGCTCGCCGGAAGGGATCTGGAGCCGGTTCCCATTCTGCTGGTGATCATCGATGAGTATCTCGAGTTGTTCATACACCATCCGGAGTGGATCGATCTGGTAATCCACATTGGGCAGGAGGGTCGTGGCTGCAACGTCTTCTTCACCCTCGGAGGCCAGCGCTTGGATCTGTCGTCACTAAGTAAGGTGAAGAGCAACATCGCCTTTCGAGTGGCCCTGCGCGCCGAGACCGCGGAGGATTCTCGAGACGTGATCGGCAGTGACTCGGCGCTGCACCTGCCGTCGAAGGAAAACGGCTACGCACTTCTCAAAGTTGGGCCGCGTGACCTGGAGCAATTCCGGTGCTTTTACGTGTCGGCTCCGTTTGTAGTGCCGAAGCGGGTAGTGGAAGTGAACAAGACTGTGGCCGTGAGCTTTTCTCAGCCGCGTGCATACACCTGGGAGTACCAGCCGCTAAGTGAAGCGGACAGCGCGGCTTTGGCGACGGCCGACGAACCCGAAGAACCCGACGAGTTTCTCTTTCATTCCGATGGCTTCCGAAAAAAGAAGCTCGTCGACGTGATCCGGGACTCCCTTGTTTCGCACCCTGCGCGCCCGCCGCACCAGATCTGGCTTCCGCCTTTAGAAGTCAGCGAGCCGATCGACATGTTGGTGGCCCGTTGGCGCGGAAACACCTGGGATGTCGATTACGGGGAAAATCCCGGTCTGGTGTTTCCGGTGGGAGTTGTGGACATCCCCGAGGAACACACCCAACGGGTGCACGCCCTCGACGCCGAGATGGACAACATCATGGTGGTCGCGACGGCCCAGCGCGGCAAGTCCACCACGTTGATGACGTTGATGACCTCCGCGGCGTTGATGTACCGGCCCGAACGGGTGACGTTCTTCTGTATCGGGGCGTCGCTGTACCCGGTCGAAGAGCTGCCGCATGTGGCGTCGGTGGTTAGCCCGACCGACAGCGAGGGCGTGTCACGGACCATCGCCTCGATCGAGGGGCTGATCCTGGCCCGTGAGGCGTCGTTCAAGAGGTACCAGATCGACATCTCCGAATTCCGGCAACGACGATTCGGCGCAGATGGCGCGGACGGTTCGGGACGCACCGACCCGGGTGACAAGTTCGGCGACGTCTTCCTCGTCATCGACAACTTCAGCGACCTCTACGACAAAGACGCCGTGATGGGAGAGCGTGCGATCGTGATCGCGCGCCAGGGTCTGTCGTATGGGGTGCACATCATGACCAGCGCCACGGCATGGTTGGTAGGGCAGAAGCAGCAACTGGTCAACGTGTCCAACGCACGCATCCAGTTGCGATTGAGCAACCCCGACGAAACGCAGATGGGCGAAGGCTTTGAGCGAAAGAAGGCCGCGCGCAACACGCTGGACCGGCCTGGGTTCGGCGTTACCCGGGATGGCTACGAGCTGCTGGTTGGGGTGCCGGAGATCATCGGTGCTAGTGGCGAACGAGTGGCGACTCGCGAGGTCGGCCCGCTCATCGCGGGCCTGACCGGCGCCGGACGGGTGGAGAGCCTGGCGCGGCTTCCTGGGCGGGTTCAGCTCAGCGAGGTGATGGCCGCATTTGCGGGCGCTGCCGAGGCGGCCGACCCATTGAACCTTCCCTTCGGTATTGGCGAAACCGCTCTGCAACCGGCGGTGCTGCCGGCCCGAGCGGTGCCCAACCTGCTGGTGGTCGGCCGCCAGTTATGTGGGAAGACAACGACTTTGGCAGCTTTCGGCGAGGCGATCATGAGCCGTTTCACGCCCGAGCAGGCCCAGATCACGATCATCGACCCCAAGACCTCGCTCATTGGCAAGATCCAGGGTGATCATGTGCGGGCATACGCCTACACAGCCGACGATATCGACACGGTGATCGGCGAAGTGGCCCAGATTCTGCGCGATCGCCTTCCTCCCTCGGGTCTGAGCCAGGAGGAGCTGCTCAACCGTAGCGACTGGGAAGGCCCGCATCATTTCGTCCTGATCGACGATGAGCAGGAACTGCGACCCCATGGTGTGGTCGGCAAAGGCGCGGCGACGGCCCCATTGTGGGGATTGATAGAACGTGGTCGCGAGATCGGTCTGCATGTCATTGCGACGCGTTTGCCCGGGAACTGGGCGGGGGTGTCGGTGACCAATCCGTTCCTGCAGAAAATGACGGGCTCGCGCGCGCCCACGCTGTTCATGGATAACGACCCGGCCGCGGTGAAGGTGTTCGGCAGGACGAGTGCCCAGCAACTGCCGCCCGGGCGGGGACTGCTGGTCACGACCGATGGCGTGATCGAAGGAGTGCTGGTAGGCGACCCGGGAACCTGAATCGACAGCGGGCGCGGCCGACTTTAGACTCAGACAACTTCGCTTGCGGGGGCAAGCTGCGCAATCAAGTTTGGAGGCAGACATGGGTGGGCTGTTCGGCATGGTTCCAGGCGCCGTCGATTTGTCGGCGGCGGCGGAAGCGGGAATCAGCGAGGAAATGGCGGCAACGACCGCGGCTGGAGCGGCTGCGCTCACCGGGGTGATGCCAATGGCGCCCGACGCTGACTCGATTGAATTTGCGGCCGCGCTGAACGCCGCTGGAGCTGCCTACCTGGCCACGGCTGCCGAGCACGCCGGGCAGCGGGCAGGCTTCGCCGGGGCGCAGGGCCTGGCTTCCGGTGCCACAGTCGCCGCCGAGGGTGCCAACGCAGCCACTCTCGGCCTGTAGGAGGACGGGATGCCCGATCCTCGGTGGACAGGTCCGCCCGAGGTCGTCGCGGCGATCTTCGAGGCCGGTTCGCCTGCCTCGGTAATCGCCAACAACGTCGTATGGGTCACCGAGACCGCTAATAAGGAACTGTCGGCGGGCCTGTCCGCGCTTAACACCTTGGCGACGGCCGCGCAGTGGCAGGGCGTGGGTGCGGTTGCTTCGACCGTTGCGGCTACCGGACTCAACGTCGGCTTGCAGACGCTCGTCGGTTGGACCGCCGAGAAGATCAACATCACGCAAGCCGCCGTCGAAGCCTTCACGATCGCGCGGTCCTCGGTCATCCCGTCAGTGGTTTCCCAGACCAACCGGGATGAGTGGGGAGTTCTGAACGCCACCAACTTCTTCGGCATCAACACCCCGGCGATTGTCGAACGCGACTCCGAATACTTCGGCGAACACTGGCCGCACAACTCAAGCGTCGGCTGGACGTACTCGGGCGCGCTGAGCGCCTTGATCGCGGCCCTGACAGTTCCTCCGCCGATTGCGCCGATGGGTGCCTCCCCGGCCGCGCCGGCAGCTGCCGCGGAGACGGTGGCCCAAGCGGCGGCGCAGACCGGCCTGAACAATGCGGTGCAGGCGTCGAGCCAGGTTGCGCAGACGGCGGGGCAAACGACTTCCTCCCCAGCCGAAGCGACCGGGCAGGTCAGTTCACTGATGCAGCAGCCTATGCAGTTGGTGTCCAGTGCCACCGAACCGCTGAAGCAGTTAGCCCAAATGCCGATGCAAGCGATCCAGGGCTTCAGCAGCTTGCCGCAGAGCATGATGCAGGCGATGGGCGGAATGTTTCCGACGGGCGGGGCGTCGAATGCTGCGGCGGTCGTCGCCGAACCGGTGGCGGCCGTGGGTGGGACGGCAGGCGGCGCGGTGTCCGGCGGGGGTGCGAGTGGGGCCGGTGCTTTTCCCGGCGCTGGGCTGACCAGCTACACGCGCCCCACTAGCAGCTTCGAGCCGGGCGGCCGACCGACCAGCCTGCGCGCCGGTGTGCTCAACGCCGCCGAAGTCCGCGGTCCTACGGCGTCGAGCGCGATGGGCGGTGCGCCGATGCCGATGTCGCCGGCAGGGATGCTGGCCCGCGGAAGCGCCGGCGCTGCCGACAAGGAGGCGGTGGCGCGCGCACGCGTTGTTGTCGACGGCGACCCGAGGGACCAGAGATAACGGTGTTTCAGATCAGTCCGGAGCAGTGGATGCGCTCCGCGGCGCACGTGAGCGGGCAGGGCGAGGAGCTCGCAGCGGGACACTTGTTGTCCGACAAGCGGATTGAAGCTGCGCAGTCCGGATGGCAGGGGGCGTCGGCGCTGGCGATCAACGCCAAAATGGCGGACTGGCTAAAGAAATCGACCGCGCTGGTGACCGGCATCGGCAGTCACGCATATGGCCTGCAGGAGGCTGCCATCCAACATGCCGCAGCTGAGGAGGAACGGGCGCGCGCGCTTGCCAGCGTAGGTGCTGCGGCCGATATAACGGTCAGTTCCAACAAGGTTTAATTCGTGGCGTTGTCGGTGGTCGATATTGATCGGTGGAGCCCGCAAGCGGTGCGCGAGGTGTTTCATGCTGCCACTGGTCGGGCCGAGGTGACTTTCGACGTGTCGCGGGAATTGGCGTCGCTGACGATATTTGCGAACTCAGGCGGAAAGACCGCCGAAGCCGCCGGGCACCAAAATGCCGGGATTCGCCAAGATCTAGATGCACACGGCCACGAGGCGTTAGCTGTGGCGCGGGCGGCTGACAGGGCAGCTGACGGCATCGTGAATGTGCAATCCAAGTTGGCCTCGCTACGCGCGGATGCCGCTGCTGCCGAGCTGGAAGTCGATGCGGCGAGCAACCGGGTGGTGGCGATACCCCGATTGCGGTACAGCGCCGCCGAGTGGGCGCGGATGCTGGACAAGCAAGCTGAGTTACAGCCACGGCTTGACGAGATTGTGGCCGAGGCCAACGCGGTCGATGAAGTGTTGGCCTTGGCGGTCAACATGGCCGATGGCGACGTGCCCATCCCCGCCGACGCTGGCCCGCCGGTTGGCCCCGAGGGGCTAACGCCCACTCAGCGGGCAAGCGACGCCAACGAGGAACGGCTGCGCGAGGAGCGCGCCAGGCTGCAAGCCCACATCGGGCAGCTGCAGGCGCAGCATGACCAGCTAGCGACCCAGGCTGCCACGGACTACAACAATGGCGTTCTCGACGGCGACGTTATGGGCCAACTTGCAGCCCTTAGTGATCAGCTGACCGCCGCAAAAGGCCGAATGGGCGAACTTGACTCGATCGAACAGGCACTGACCAGAGCGCCAGAGACCTATCTGACCCAGTTGCGAATTCCAGATGATCCGGGTCAGCAGGTGCTCGCGGCGGTCGCTGTAGGCAACCCCGACACCGCCGCTAACGTGTCGGTGACCGTGCCCGGAGTTGGGTCTACCACGCGGGGCACGCTACCCGACATGGTCAGCGAGGCGCGGGAGCTGCGGTTGGAAGAACAGACGCAACTTCTCAAAGCCGGTAAGCCGGCGTCCGTTGCCGCGATTGCGTGGATGGGTTACACGCCGCCGCCCAATCCGCTCGACACCGGAAGCGCGTGGGATCTGTGGCGCACCATGACCGACGACCAGGCTAAAGTGGGCGCGGCCGACCTTTCACGGTACTTGCAGGAAGTTCGGGTCAATAACCCCACCGGCCACCTCACGTTGCTAGGGCACTCCTATGGGTCGCTGACCGCTTCGCTGGCATTGCAGGACCTCAATGCCATAGGGGCTCACCCGGTCAACGATGCCGTGTTCTACGGCTCACCAGGTCTGGAGCTATATAGCCCGGCTCAGCTTGGGCTCGATCACGGTGAGGCCTATGTCATGCAGGCACCGCAGGACCTGATCACGAACTTGGTCGCGCCCCTGGCGCCAGTACACGGCTGGGGTCCGAACCCCTATTCGACCCCGGGGCTAATAGAGCTGTCGTCGCACGCCGGCGTCGACGCCGGCGGCATCTGGCGTGATGGGGCTTCCGGCCATGCCGACTATCCCCGTACATTCCTGGATGCCAGCGGCCACCAGCAGTTAAGGATGTCCGGCTACAACCTGGCCGCGATCGCCGCCGGGCTGCCGGGCAACAAGGTGACGCCGTCGCTGGTGCCACCCATTCTGGGCGGCGCTTTGCCGGAATCGCCCGGAGGAGGTCGTTGATGTCGTGGCGGATGATGTTGGTGCTCACTGTGCTGTGCGCCATCATCGTCGGGTGTGGCAACACGAATGGTGGAAATGGGGGTGCTGTGAACGGCAGAGACCGGCCGGTAAGCCCCGAGCGGTTGGCTGCGCTAGAAGACGGATTGCGGTCCAAGCCGCCACTGGAGGACGCGCAGGCACAATACCGGGCTGCGGTGACCCAGATGGCCGACGGGCTCGTGGCTCTCGTCCCCGGATTGACCTGGCGTTTGGAGACAGACAGCTGGACTGGTTGTGGTGGCGACTACGAATGGACGCGCGCCAAGGAGGCCTACCTGAGGGCCGTTTTCAGCGGACCGATCCCCGATGACAAATGGCAGCGGGCGATCGAGATCGTCAATGATGGTGCAAAAAAATTCGGCGCCAACGACTTTGGTGTCTTGAAGGACAAGCCCGGCGATCATGACGTCTACTTCGCCGGCACCGACGACGTCCAATTCCGGGTGGGGACCCAGGTGGCTGCGGTTCTGACGGCAAGGTCGGATTGCCGTATCAGCCAGGCTGATACACCCGCCGCTTCGCCAATACGTCACCCGTGACCTGGACAGCGTATGCGCTGCCGGAATTCTGTGGGCACAACAAACAACGTGAGGCACAACAGAGGAATTTCGCGTTCCATCGTTCAGACCGGCGGGATTGTCGACACGCCTCGACTCGGACCAGTGGTAACCCTGTTATGCGGTGGTCGCTTGTGTGGCCGTTGGCGCTGGTGTGCGTTGTTGCGGTGGGGTGCGCGAGTTTCAAAGATCGAGGCGGAAGCATGGGCCCGTTGAGCCCCGAAAAGATCGCCGAGCTGGAGAACGGATTGCGTTCCAAACCTCCGTTAGAGTTAGAGGCCGCGCAAGCGCAGTACCGGGCCGCGGTGACGGAGATGGCCGACGCCATCAAGGCGCTAGTGCCCGGATTGACTTGGTCGATGGATATCGACAGTTGGCGCGGTTGCGGCGGTGCCTACGAATGGACCAGGGCAAAGGTGGCGTATTTCATGGCCGGTTTCAGTGGACCGATCCCCGACGAGAAGTGGTCGCAAGCCGTGCAGATCGTCAAAAATAGGGCGAAACAGTTCGGTGCTACCGGCTACGGGGTCATGAAAGACAAGCCCGGCGACCACGACGTCTACATCTTTGGTTCTGACGGTGTGGAATTCAAGCTTGGCAGTCAGGTGGCGTCATCGCTGACAGCGAGATCCGACTGTCGGATCAGCCAAACCGACACGGCGACATCGACATCGACGTCACACTCATAGGCCGAGTTGGCCCCGGCTCTCTTCGCGCGCTGGGCGCGCTCATCGCCCGGCGCCGGGCGGCCCCGCGAAGGCTTGCGCGATCGACAGCCACTTCTGCGCATCCTCCCCTACCGCCGTCACATCAAGGGAACTGAGCGCGCGTCGTTGAGTGACCAAAAAGCAGAAGTCCTCGGCTGATCCGCTGACGCGCTGGGCCGCGTCCGACGGCCCCCAGGACCAGGTATCCCCGCCGGGCCCGCGCAGCTCGACCAGGAACGGTTCGGTCGG is a genomic window containing:
- a CDS encoding WXG100 family type VII secretion target, with amino-acid sequence MFQISPEQWMRSAAHVSGQGEELAAGHLLSDKRIEAAQSGWQGASALAINAKMADWLKKSTALVTGIGSHAYGLQEAAIQHAAAEEERARALASVGAAADITVSSNKV
- a CDS encoding alpha/beta hydrolase family protein, which produces MALSVVDIDRWSPQAVREVFHAATGRAEVTFDVSRELASLTIFANSGGKTAEAAGHQNAGIRQDLDAHGHEALAVARAADRAADGIVNVQSKLASLRADAAAAELEVDAASNRVVAIPRLRYSAAEWARMLDKQAELQPRLDEIVAEANAVDEVLALAVNMADGDVPIPADAGPPVGPEGLTPTQRASDANEERLREERARLQAHIGQLQAQHDQLATQAATDYNNGVLDGDVMGQLAALSDQLTAAKGRMGELDSIEQALTRAPETYLTQLRIPDDPGQQVLAAVAVGNPDTAANVSVTVPGVGSTTRGTLPDMVSEARELRLEEQTQLLKAGKPASVAAIAWMGYTPPPNPLDTGSAWDLWRTMTDDQAKVGAADLSRYLQEVRVNNPTGHLTLLGHSYGSLTASLALQDLNAIGAHPVNDAVFYGSPGLELYSPAQLGLDHGEAYVMQAPQDLITNLVAPLAPVHGWGPNPYSTPGLIELSSHAGVDAGGIWRDGASGHADYPRTFLDASGHQQLRMSGYNLAAIAAGLPGNKVTPSLVPPILGGALPESPGGGR
- a CDS encoding LppA family lipoprotein is translated as MSWRMMLVLTVLCAIIVGCGNTNGGNGGAVNGRDRPVSPERLAALEDGLRSKPPLEDAQAQYRAAVTQMADGLVALVPGLTWRLETDSWTGCGGDYEWTRAKEAYLRAVFSGPIPDDKWQRAIEIVNDGAKKFGANDFGVLKDKPGDHDVYFAGTDDVQFRVGTQVAAVLTARSDCRISQADTPAASPIRHP
- the eccCa gene encoding type VII secretion protein EccCa, whose amino-acid sequence is MSKRGFVRGKRTPPPDVPPVRLAVAAPLALPEREPRNILLMIALPALLVGIVGTLVVMYASGIRSLQSGFFPMIGLVGFGALMFGGRFGRGRRISWGEQEKQRRSYLRQLDDDRDEVQRAAQQQRRSQLFVHADPQQLDTVIGGPRMWERRPTDPDFLDVRLGIGVQQASESAVTLQWPDVPIGEELEPVTGGALRDFILEQSKIRGIGKVLSLRSKPGFSFIGDDPSELHSLARSILCALAVYHSPNDLKLMVVTRHPELWSWLVWLPHNQHDEMFDACGLRRLVFASPTELEEALDAELHRKGRGPWAPPVGASPTSMPSPMESATGLVLGPHWVIVDDNVGTPEQWEGVTGQKGMAGITVLRLATRVGVGVGFADESQRFALRDGRLMHRGTFYAVADVLADSTANRYARALARWSPMSAGELSETDSQGGELLRALGITDPRELDVDRLWAESRGRGDPKWAMVPVGVKQGGELQYVILRAKDFGGYGFHSVVIGTSGSGKSEYFLSLCSGIALTHSPETFIVIFVDMKFESAAQDLQGFPHVAGSLSNLGKDDRHLAERMRKAINGEIARRYRLFKDAGARDANEYEEMRLAGRDLEPVPILLVIIDEYLELFIHHPEWIDLVIHIGQEGRGCNVFFTLGGQRLDLSSLSKVKSNIAFRVALRAETAEDSRDVIGSDSALHLPSKENGYALLKVGPRDLEQFRCFYVSAPFVVPKRVVEVNKTVAVSFSQPRAYTWEYQPLSEADSAALATADEPEEPDEFLFHSDGFRKKKLVDVIRDSLVSHPARPPHQIWLPPLEVSEPIDMLVARWRGNTWDVDYGENPGLVFPVGVVDIPEEHTQRVHALDAEMDNIMVVATAQRGKSTTLMTLMTSAALMYRPERVTFFCIGASLYPVEELPHVASVVSPTDSEGVSRTIASIEGLILAREASFKRYQIDISEFRQRRFGADGADGSGRTDPGDKFGDVFLVIDNFSDLYDKDAVMGERAIVIARQGLSYGVHIMTSATAWLVGQKQQLVNVSNARIQLRLSNPDETQMGEGFERKKAARNTLDRPGFGVTRDGYELLVGVPEIIGASGERVATREVGPLIAGLTGAGRVESLARLPGRVQLSEVMAAFAGAAEAADPLNLPFGIGETALQPAVLPARAVPNLLVVGRQLCGKTTTLAAFGEAIMSRFTPEQAQITIIDPKTSLIGKIQGDHVRAYAYTADDIDTVIGEVAQILRDRLPPSGLSQEELLNRSDWEGPHHFVLIDDEQELRPHGVVGKGAATAPLWGLIERGREIGLHVIATRLPGNWAGVSVTNPFLQKMTGSRAPTLFMDNDPAAVKVFGRTSAQQLPPGRGLLVTTDGVIEGVLVGDPGT
- a CDS encoding LppA family lipoprotein, translated to MRWSLVWPLALVCVVAVGCASFKDRGGSMGPLSPEKIAELENGLRSKPPLELEAAQAQYRAAVTEMADAIKALVPGLTWSMDIDSWRGCGGAYEWTRAKVAYFMAGFSGPIPDEKWSQAVQIVKNRAKQFGATGYGVMKDKPGDHDVYIFGSDGVEFKLGSQVASSLTARSDCRISQTDTATSTSTSHS
- a CDS encoding PE family protein, whose amino-acid sequence is MGGLFGMVPGAVDLSAAAEAGISEEMAATTAAGAAALTGVMPMAPDADSIEFAAALNAAGAAYLATAAEHAGQRAGFAGAQGLASGATVAAEGANAATLGL
- a CDS encoding PPE domain-containing protein, which translates into the protein MPDPRWTGPPEVVAAIFEAGSPASVIANNVVWVTETANKELSAGLSALNTLATAAQWQGVGAVASTVAATGLNVGLQTLVGWTAEKINITQAAVEAFTIARSSVIPSVVSQTNRDEWGVLNATNFFGINTPAIVERDSEYFGEHWPHNSSVGWTYSGALSALIAALTVPPPIAPMGASPAAPAAAAETVAQAAAQTGLNNAVQASSQVAQTAGQTTSSPAEATGQVSSLMQQPMQLVSSATEPLKQLAQMPMQAIQGFSSLPQSMMQAMGGMFPTGGASNAAAVVAEPVAAVGGTAGGAVSGGGASGAGAFPGAGLTSYTRPTSSFEPGGRPTSLRAGVLNAAEVRGPTASSAMGGAPMPMSPAGMLARGSAGAADKEAVARARVVVDGDPRDQR